TGATGGCCAGGCGGTCGGCACCCATTCGTGCCATCGTAAGGGTACTGTCGGCCTTAATGTCGGTAATCCAGGTTTTGAAGACGACTTTTTTTCCTTTGAGTCCGTAAACCGGCACCGGTGCCACGACATCCGATTTATTGCGAATGGTGAAGGTGACCGAGTCTTTCGTTTTCTGTGAATCGATGAACTTGTAATCGGCGATTTTGCGGGTGCTCACCATCGTATCAAAGAACCAGTCGACTTTTTTGTTGGTATGGGTTTCCAATAAGGACCGGAAGCTCGGCGTCGCTCTTTCCGATTGGTTCGCTTCTTTTAAAAACGCGCTAATCGTAGTGGCCAGGTTTTCCGACCCTATATACGAGGCAAGATAGCGGAAGTTGAGTCCGGACCGGTATTTCGTCGCGATCTGTTCGTTGAATTTAATCAGGTCATTCTTCGGCTCGCCTGTCGCCTGGTCGAGGTTCTTTCGTGCCATCAGCATGAAGAAATAGCTGTATTGTTCGTTGAAGGGAAGCTGCGTAATAGTGTAGCCTTTCAGCAACTTACGTTTCGATACATTCCCCATCATCTTCGCATCCGGATAGAACGCGTCCATATACCGCATCATGGTATACACCTGGATGCCGTCGTAGAGCCAATGGTCTTTTCTCGGATCGAGTTTGAGCGTATTGCGCAGGTAGGCGTTGAGATAGGTTTTGAGGAATTTGATTTCGTAAACGAAGTCATTCTCAAACGGACTCAAGAATGCCGGTAACTGGTTGAGTCCGTAAAACGGGTTCCGTTCGTAATCGGCCTGTGACACAACGATGTCGCCATACGGATAGCGTCCGAGGCTGTCGGCTACGAACTGCGTGATGCGATCGATGATGAGTGCTTTCGATACGGCGTCAACTTTTCGCGCGGCCAGATCAGTCGACACGACACCGGTGCTATTCCGGAACTGTTCGAAACGCGTTTGCGCATCCAGCCAAATACCGAATCCTGTACGGGCGCGGCCTTCGAGTTCAAACGATGTGCCGGTACCCCTTACGTCGAGGTCGGAAAACACCCGCCGTGGTTTTGTGAGCGTTAATGTCAGACGGTAATCGATGGGGGCATTGGCGATATCATCCGTATTTTCATTGCTGTAGCGTACAAAATCGGATCCGTCGAAACGGGCGGGTGCCAGGAAACAGTCGCGCAGGTAAAAACTGCCGGTGTTGCTGTAGCCAAAATGGGTAAAATCGTCGTTGGGAAGTTTGAGCAGATACCGCAAGGAAATCGTCACGCGACCACCGGCCGGCAGGGGAGCGGGGAGGGGTATTTCGATCACATCCGGATGCTCTTTTGACCTACGAAAGGAGACCGCCTGTCCGGCTATCGTCACTGACAGTTCCGTCGAGCCGCGTTCACGGGCTTTAGACAGGTGGAAACTCCGCACGAACTCATTCGAGAACCGCCGCGCCAAAGGTGTATCTTTTCCCGAGTAGGCGTGGTTCCAGTCGTTTACTACGATATACGTAAGCGTTTGTCCGGTCGTATTCTCGAAGTCCAGTTCCTGTTCTACCGCCGCCGTATGTGCGTCCACGTCTATCACGGCTGAAAGCTGCGTGCGGTGTTGGGCCCAGGTTCCAATAGAGGATAGGGTACAGGCAAGCCACACATATAGATACTGCTTTCTCAAAACGACAAACTGACACTTGGAGGATGCGGATCCTCGTAAAAGGTTGGCTCGTGATAGGACGTCACGAACGTTAGAAGTTCGGGCTCAGGGTGTACTTTTTGTAGAAATTGTCGAGTACCTCCACGACTTCTTCCTCTGTGTCGACGATACGGAACAGGTTCATGTCTTCGGGGCTGACCGTCCGAAATTTCTCCACCAGTACTGATTGTACCCAATCGAGTAGGCCCTGCCAGTATTCCTTCCCAACCAGAATAACGGGGAATTTTGCCACTTTCTTCGTCTGGATCAGGGTCAACGCCTCGAACATCTCGTCGAGTGTGCCGAAGCCGCCGGGCATGACGACAAAGCCTTGGGAATACTTTACGAACATGACTTTACGCACGAAGAAATAATCGAAGTTCAGGTTTTTATCCCGGTCAATATAGGGGTTATAATGCTGCTCAAACGGCAGTTCGATGTTGAGTCCGACCGACGTGCCGCCGCCCTGATGGGCCCCTTTGTTGCCGGCTTCCATGATACCCGGGCCGCCGCCGGTAATTACGCCGTAGCCCGCGGCGCTGATTTTATGCGCAATGCGCTCGGCTAATTGATAGTAATGATCTTCTGGCTTGGTACGTGCCGATCCGAAAATCGAAACGCAGGGCCCGATCCGTCCCATGGTCTCAAAACCATTTACGAATTCGGCCATAATCTTGAAAATCGCCCACGAATCGTTCGTGCGGATTTCCTGCCAGGTTTTTTGTTTCAATCGGTCACGAATGATTTTGTCTTCGTCGTTATCGAAATCTTCTAAACGCATAGTTTGTAATTAACAATGAACAATTAACAATGTACGATGAACAATGGTTGGGGGGGGCGCTTAACATCCAAAATTAAGAATCAGCCTCTATCCTGTTTCCTAACTCCTAATTCCTAATTCCTAATTTTCCGCCCAAACCCGGCTAAGATAACTCTTTTGTCAGAAAACGCGCCGTGTGGCTCTTTTTATTTTTGGCTACCTGCTCGGGTGTTCCGACCGCCACCACCTGTCCGCCGCCTTTACCGCCTTCGGGTCCGATATCGATGATATGGTCGGCGAGTTTGATGACGTCGAGATTGTGCTCGATGATGAGTACGGTGTTGCCTTTGTCGACGAGTTTGGTGATCACTTCCATCAACACCCGGATGTCTTCGAAGTGGAGACCGGTCGTAGGTTCGTCCAATATATAAAAGGTGTTACCGGTGTCTTTCTTGGCCAGTTCGCCGGCGAGCTTGATTCGTTGCGCCTCGCCACCTGATAGCGTGGTGCTTTGTTGTCCGAGGGTGATATAGCCCAGGCCGACATCCTGTATGGTTTTGATCTTTCGGTAGATTTTCGGGATGTTCTCGAAGAATGGTACCGCTTCGTCGACGGTCATATCCAATACATCCGAAATCGACTTGCCTTTGTAGCGGATCTCGAGCGTTTCGCGGTTGAAACGTCGGCCCTGGCAGGTCTCACATTCCACGTAGACATCCGGCAGGAAATTCATCTCGATGGTACGCA
This genomic interval from Flavobacterium sp. HJ-32-4 contains the following:
- a CDS encoding aminopeptidase, with amino-acid sequence MRKQYLYVWLACTLSSIGTWAQHRTQLSAVIDVDAHTAAVEQELDFENTTGQTLTYIVVNDWNHAYSGKDTPLARRFSNEFVRSFHLSKARERGSTELSVTIAGQAVSFRRSKEHPDVIEIPLPAPLPAGGRVTISLRYLLKLPNDDFTHFGYSNTGSFYLRDCFLAPARFDGSDFVRYSNENTDDIANAPIDYRLTLTLTKPRRVFSDLDVRGTGTSFELEGRARTGFGIWLDAQTRFEQFRNSTGVVSTDLAARKVDAVSKALIIDRITQFVADSLGRYPYGDIVVSQADYERNPFYGLNQLPAFLSPFENDFVYEIKFLKTYLNAYLRNTLKLDPRKDHWLYDGIQVYTMMRYMDAFYPDAKMMGNVSKRKLLKGYTITQLPFNEQYSYFFMLMARKNLDQATGEPKNDLIKFNEQIATKYRSGLNFRYLASYIGSENLATTISAFLKEANQSERATPSFRSLLETHTNKKVDWFFDTMVSTRKIADYKFIDSQKTKDSVTFTIRNKSDVVAPVPVYGLKGKKVVFKTWITDIKADSTLTMARMGADRLAINHESEMPEMNVRNNYRSLRPFRLGDKPFKFTFFRDLENPHYNQLLYVPTTVFNIYDGVSPGIRVYNRTILDKPFMFDVTPIWSLKQQSLIGNFSFVVNQNNRDSRLYNIRYQFAGSVYHYAPDARYTKLNPAIWMRFRPSTFRDNRQQLLLIRNVMVDRQKSNIVLPDEETINYNVLNIRYTDSRTETIRHHGFTTDLQFSGQFGKAFGEYGYRRLFNDNRQFNLRLFAGTFLYRNTDSDFFSFALDRPTDYLFDFEYYGRSETSGFFSRQIIIAEGGFKSILDTPYANKWLTTANVSFNIWNWIEAYGDIGFVKNEGIPTQFVYDSGIRLNLVTDYFELYFPVYSNNGWEIAQKGYEQRVRIMLTLNPKILFTLFTRKWL
- a CDS encoding TIGR00730 family Rossman fold protein; amino-acid sequence: MRLEDFDNDEDKIIRDRLKQKTWQEIRTNDSWAIFKIMAEFVNGFETMGRIGPCVSIFGSARTKPEDHYYQLAERIAHKISAAGYGVITGGGPGIMEAGNKGAHQGGGTSVGLNIELPFEQHYNPYIDRDKNLNFDYFFVRKVMFVKYSQGFVVMPGGFGTLDEMFEALTLIQTKKVAKFPVILVGKEYWQGLLDWVQSVLVEKFRTVSPEDMNLFRIVDTEEEVVEVLDNFYKKYTLSPNF